Proteins co-encoded in one Arachis hypogaea cultivar Tifrunner chromosome 11, arahy.Tifrunner.gnm2.J5K5, whole genome shotgun sequence genomic window:
- the LOC112723135 gene encoding GATA transcription factor 15: protein MVDSTGKGSDSSGGGGKSPTTELKKTCADCGTSKTPLWRGGPAGPKSLCNACGIRSRKKKRAILGITRGTADDVKKGKRSNTAANNSLNFKQRFMALARQVMTKKSNNLAHSHRNKLGEEEQAAVLLMSLSYGSVYA, encoded by the exons ATGGTGGATTCAACTGGAAAA GGATCGGACTCCTCCGGCGGCGGTGGTAAGAGTCCAACCACCGAGCTGAAGAAGACGTGCGCCGACTGCGGCACATCCAAGACTCCCCTATGGAGAGGTGGTCCCGCTGGCCCTAAG TCTCTATGCAACGCGTGCGGGATCAGGAGCCGGAAGAAGAAGAGAGCCATTCTCGGAATCACGAGAGGAACCGCCGACGATGTTAAGAAGGGGAAAAGGAGCAACACCGCCGCCAATAATAGCTTGAATTTCAAGCAGCGGTTTATGGCATTGGCGAGGCAAGTCATGACGAAGAAATCGAATAATCTCGCGCACAGCCACAGGAACAAGTTGGGAGAGGAGGAACAAGCAGCTGTTCTTTTAATGTCCCTCTCTTACGGATCCGTTTATGCTTAA